In Magnetococcales bacterium, a genomic segment contains:
- a CDS encoding NAD(P)/FAD-dependent oxidoreductase, which produces MHVTIPGESPPFDAIIIGSGLGGLVAGALLAQGGKRVQLLERHDKFGGAATTFRRRDLQVEVSLCVMDGLDPQDFKTPLFAKLGLLDAVPVATAEQFFCLRHPLLGTDFVMPRGYDAAIDACTQRFGHHAKSIRTYFNTIRHLRNLRNQTLIQHFTTGNTPLSDLARIQATLAGTDPEATSPPTPPQQRDALASAQKISMGRFMQTLFGDDEAIKFALCANLQFFTSTLDHISLFDYSLSQGSYHYGAHYVRQGSQKLSDRLVEIIRKAGGEAHPRREVTRILMDQNRAVGVAHQKAPIIGSSKPVAQPDPQESFAKLILGNATPRVIRGLLPEPWREPFHRPYDNIPADLSNWTIYLGFSKPPSHYGVRHYAHFVYPAWLDSMKKMPESCAIMGLPPGSKEAPFLFCDYSQLGEMIGENGQCLGLMNWIDRLSNWQFPDEAAYQAHKQGWLAAMIDALDRAFPGIRESIVYQEMATPRTVQSYLNDPLGGVHGFGDPELMKISQTFHRGCMTAVDGLLLASSFAFGPGYSKAILTGTVAADNAFKALRRAAL; this is translated from the coding sequence TTGCACGTCACCATCCCGGGGGAATCCCCTCCATTCGATGCCATCATCATCGGCTCCGGTCTGGGGGGACTGGTGGCGGGCGCCCTGCTGGCCCAGGGGGGAAAACGGGTCCAACTGCTGGAACGACACGATAAATTCGGCGGAGCCGCCACCACCTTCAGACGGCGTGATTTGCAGGTGGAAGTAAGCCTGTGCGTCATGGACGGGCTGGATCCGCAGGATTTCAAGACTCCGCTTTTCGCCAAGCTGGGGCTGCTGGATGCGGTGCCGGTGGCCACGGCGGAACAGTTCTTTTGTCTGCGCCATCCGTTGCTGGGCACGGATTTTGTCATGCCCCGGGGTTATGACGCGGCCATCGACGCCTGTACCCAACGTTTCGGCCATCATGCCAAATCCATTCGCACCTATTTCAATACCATCCGCCATCTGAGAAATCTGCGCAATCAGACCCTGATTCAACACTTCACCACCGGCAACACCCCTCTGAGCGATCTGGCCCGAATCCAGGCCACGCTGGCCGGCACGGACCCAGAAGCCACTTCACCTCCCACGCCACCGCAACAGCGGGATGCCCTCGCCTCAGCCCAGAAAATCTCCATGGGCCGATTCATGCAGACCCTGTTCGGCGATGACGAAGCCATCAAATTCGCTTTGTGCGCCAATCTGCAATTTTTCACCAGCACATTGGATCACATTTCGCTGTTTGATTACTCCCTGTCCCAGGGGTCGTACCACTACGGAGCCCACTACGTCCGCCAGGGTTCCCAGAAATTGAGCGACCGTTTGGTGGAAATTATCCGGAAAGCGGGAGGCGAGGCCCACCCCCGTCGGGAGGTGACCCGCATCCTGATGGACCAGAATCGAGCCGTCGGAGTGGCCCATCAAAAAGCCCCCATCATCGGTTCCAGCAAGCCGGTCGCCCAACCGGATCCCCAGGAGAGTTTCGCCAAACTGATCCTGGGCAACGCCACCCCCCGGGTGATCCGGGGATTGCTGCCGGAACCCTGGCGGGAACCGTTTCACCGCCCCTATGACAACATTCCGGCGGATCTGTCCAACTGGACCATCTATCTGGGTTTTTCCAAACCACCCTCCCATTACGGGGTACGCCATTACGCCCATTTCGTCTATCCCGCTTGGCTCGACAGCATGAAAAAAATGCCGGAAAGCTGTGCCATCATGGGGCTGCCCCCGGGAAGCAAAGAGGCGCCGTTCCTGTTTTGCGACTACAGCCAGTTGGGGGAAATGATCGGGGAAAATGGCCAGTGTCTGGGTTTGATGAACTGGATCGACCGGTTGAGCAACTGGCAATTTCCCGACGAAGCCGCCTATCAGGCCCACAAGCAAGGCTGGCTGGCGGCGATGATCGACGCCCTGGATCGGGCCTTTCCGGGCATCCGGGAGAGCATCGTCTATCAGGAAATGGCCACCCCCCGAACCGTGCAATCCTACCTCAACGACCCGCTGGGCGGTGTACATGGATTCGGGGATCCGGAACTGATGAAAATCAGCCAGACGTTTCACCGGGGCTGCATGACCGCCGTGGATGGATTGCTGTTGGCCTCCTCGTTCGCCTTTGGACCGGGCTACAGCAAAGCCATCCTGACCGGAACCGTTGCCGCCGACAACGCCTTCAAGGCGTTGCGACGTGCCGCATTGTGA
- a CDS encoding TolC family protein, which produces MVLNRLNAGIHPAGRWRIGKTLLVAGMLLLASGADAWAEECRVLAERMLERHPRLEAAKRDALAAKANVGKVRGGWFPDMKTSGAMGSESRKPANGGTPTDMNARTLTMTLNQALWDFGKTNAEVTKANLALLQAELNLTNQRADLLLDAASSCINLLRTYRALAFAEQSVANIRKQTGLEESRVELGGGLQTDALQARSQLSGAQAREARAKGALNTALNHFRVLFDGEPNAPETLYELQNPTEHLPDTLDKVLENVLNHNLQLQIAQVAVTTSQMEKNRVIGAELAPKVGAVVEKKYKEDAEGTKGNQQELAARVEVSYPFNLGLAGFHALEGAREGIAAADNRLLDTRHTVEEQARNGWESITTTQENANFLENQARISAEFLRMAREERLHGARSLIDVLSGETALINAQSDALAAKADVAIAQFGLLKTMGLLNLELLNRGERFVLPKVDALETPAKPTSTPPSAPTPSASSQPSSANDGRSTKANATPPAQGEEQPSRAPRSTSPASEAPSTAPATPASSTPPEASTPPARTVTLIHNARLRSGPNQHAKVIKRLPAGSSVTVVEESPDGGHWLRLDDDLWISARMVTDQSKTQSKTQSEDVPPPTQQAVEKFPYQGVVNTVSRLRLQPDVHGKTLKILHEGTQVTVMNRSEDGLWLQLDSEAWIASSLVKPL; this is translated from the coding sequence ATGGTATTGAACCGATTGAACGCGGGTATCCACCCGGCTGGCAGATGGCGTATCGGCAAAACGTTGCTCGTGGCGGGAATGTTGCTCCTGGCCAGCGGCGCGGACGCCTGGGCGGAAGAGTGTCGGGTTCTGGCGGAACGGATGCTGGAACGCCATCCCCGACTGGAGGCGGCCAAACGGGATGCGCTGGCAGCCAAGGCCAACGTGGGCAAGGTGCGGGGCGGCTGGTTTCCGGACATGAAAACCAGTGGCGCCATGGGATCGGAATCCCGTAAACCCGCCAATGGGGGCACCCCCACCGACATGAACGCCCGCACCCTCACCATGACCCTGAATCAGGCGCTGTGGGATTTCGGCAAAACCAACGCCGAGGTCACCAAAGCCAATCTCGCCTTGTTGCAGGCGGAACTCAACCTGACCAATCAACGGGCCGACCTGCTGCTGGATGCGGCCAGTTCCTGCATCAACCTGTTGCGGACCTATCGCGCTTTGGCGTTCGCCGAACAGTCCGTCGCCAACATACGCAAGCAGACCGGATTGGAAGAAAGCCGTGTCGAACTGGGCGGCGGTCTGCAAACCGATGCCCTTCAGGCCCGCAGTCAACTCTCCGGGGCGCAGGCCCGTGAGGCCCGGGCCAAAGGGGCCTTGAATACCGCTCTCAACCATTTCCGGGTGCTGTTCGATGGAGAACCGAACGCGCCGGAGACCCTGTACGAGTTGCAAAACCCCACGGAACATCTGCCGGATACCCTGGACAAGGTGTTGGAAAACGTCCTGAACCACAACCTCCAGTTGCAAATCGCCCAGGTGGCCGTGACCACCAGTCAGATGGAAAAGAACCGGGTGATCGGAGCCGAACTGGCCCCCAAGGTCGGCGCGGTGGTGGAAAAAAAATATAAAGAAGACGCCGAAGGCACCAAAGGTAATCAACAGGAACTGGCGGCGCGGGTGGAGGTGAGTTATCCGTTCAACCTTGGACTGGCGGGTTTTCACGCCCTGGAAGGGGCCCGGGAAGGCATCGCCGCCGCCGACAACCGCCTTCTGGATACCCGTCACACCGTGGAAGAACAGGCCCGCAACGGCTGGGAGTCCATCACCACCACCCAGGAGAACGCCAACTTCCTGGAAAACCAGGCGCGCATTTCCGCGGAATTTCTGCGCATGGCCCGGGAAGAACGTCTGCACGGTGCCCGTTCCCTGATCGACGTGCTGTCCGGAGAGACCGCCCTGATCAACGCCCAAAGCGACGCCCTGGCCGCCAAGGCGGATGTGGCCATCGCCCAGTTCGGATTGCTCAAGACCATGGGACTGCTGAATCTGGAACTGCTGAACCGTGGCGAACGTTTTGTCCTGCCCAAGGTGGATGCGCTGGAAACGCCTGCCAAACCGACCTCCACCCCGCCATCGGCCCCGACCCCATCGGCCTCCTCCCAGCCATCGTCCGCCAATGACGGACGCAGCACCAAAGCCAATGCCACCCCACCCGCCCAGGGTGAAGAACAACCCTCCCGCGCACCCCGTTCCACCTCCCCGGCTTCCGAAGCCCCGTCAACCGCTCCGGCGACCCCGGCCTCCTCCACCCCCCCGGAAGCCTCCACACCTCCGGCCAGAACCGTCACCTTGATCCACAATGCCCGATTGCGCTCCGGGCCGAATCAACACGCCAAGGTGATCAAACGATTGCCGGCAGGCAGTTCGGTGACCGTGGTGGAAGAAAGCCCAGACGGCGGACACTGGCTGCGCCTGGATGATGACCTCTGGATCTCGGCAAGGATGGTCACCGACCAATCCAAAACCCAATCCAAGACCCAATCCGAGGATGTCCCCCCACCCACGCAACAAGCGGTGGAAAAGTTCCCCTATCAAGGCGTTGTCAACACCGTCTCCCGACTACGCCTCCAACCCGATGTCCATGGCAAAACGCTCAAGATCCTGCATGAAGGCACCCAGGTGACGGTCATGAACCGCAGCGAAGATGGATTGTGGTTGCAGTTGGATTCCGAGGCCTGGATTGCCTCCAGTCTGGTGAAGCCTTTATAA
- a CDS encoding HlyD family type I secretion periplasmic adaptor subunit — MADPSSTRRHTHRLLYLSALFFLSLLIWATFSPLDVTTQAQGVVMPSSRIKSIQHLEGGIIQEIMVKEGETVQRNQPLLRLDPLRSNADLDELKRRLMGLLAEMGRLTAEVEKRDTPVFDPQVIQADPELVNTELATFTARRQRFQHELSTLKSLITQREQELVENRSRQENNQKILATVSDQVEISKKMMERNLTSRMTHLDLVRQKQTMEGQITADRTAQPRIQAALKEARERADSLQANFIETAHKELNQAKQNYEELAQRLKKLQHTQELTILRSPVDGIIKSIAISTEGGVIQAGQTVMDIVPVEDQLVIDAKLPVQDIGYVHAGQTVWVTLNSQDAILFGRIPGKVESVSPDALVTSEGKTFYRIRIVTAKNRFEGTQQSYSLYPGVQVVCLILIGSRTVLEYLLTPWLRSLHATFQER; from the coding sequence ATGGCCGATCCCTCCTCGACCCGACGCCATACCCATCGTTTGCTCTATTTGAGCGCGTTGTTTTTTCTCTCCTTGTTGATCTGGGCCACCTTTTCCCCGCTGGATGTGACCACCCAAGCTCAAGGCGTGGTCATGCCCAGTTCCCGCATCAAGTCCATCCAACACCTGGAAGGCGGCATCATCCAGGAAATCATGGTCAAGGAAGGGGAGACCGTCCAGCGCAATCAACCCCTGTTGCGCCTGGATCCGCTCCGATCCAACGCGGATCTGGATGAGCTGAAACGGCGTCTGATGGGTCTGCTGGCGGAGATGGGACGCCTGACCGCGGAAGTGGAAAAACGAGATACCCCGGTTTTCGATCCCCAGGTGATCCAGGCGGATCCGGAGCTGGTGAACACCGAACTGGCCACCTTCACCGCCCGTCGGCAACGGTTTCAGCACGAGTTGTCCACGCTGAAAAGCCTGATCACCCAACGGGAACAGGAACTGGTGGAAAACCGCAGCCGCCAGGAGAACAATCAGAAGATCCTGGCCACGGTCTCCGATCAGGTGGAGATCAGCAAGAAGATGATGGAGCGCAATCTCACCAGCCGGATGACCCATCTGGATCTGGTCCGACAGAAACAGACCATGGAAGGCCAGATCACGGCGGACAGAACCGCCCAACCCCGCATTCAGGCGGCGCTCAAGGAGGCCAGGGAACGGGCGGATTCCCTCCAGGCCAATTTCATCGAAACCGCCCACAAAGAGTTGAACCAAGCCAAACAAAATTACGAAGAACTGGCGCAAAGACTGAAAAAGTTGCAACATACCCAGGAATTGACCATCCTGCGTTCGCCGGTGGACGGAATCATCAAAAGTATCGCCATCTCCACCGAAGGGGGAGTCATCCAGGCGGGACAGACGGTGATGGATATCGTGCCCGTCGAGGATCAACTGGTGATCGACGCCAAACTGCCGGTCCAGGATATCGGTTATGTTCATGCGGGACAGACGGTCTGGGTGACTCTCAACTCCCAGGACGCCATTTTGTTCGGACGTATTCCGGGCAAGGTGGAAAGTGTCAGCCCCGATGCCCTGGTCACCTCCGAAGGCAAAACCTTTTACCGGATCCGCATCGTCACGGCGAAAAACCGCTTTGAAGGCACCCAACAAAGTTACTCCCTGTATCCGGGGGTGCAGGTGGTTTGTTTGATTTTGATTGGCAGTCGAACTGTGCTAGAATATCTGTTGACTCCGTGGCTGCGTTCGTTGCACGCCACTTTCCAGGAACGATAG
- a CDS encoding ATP-binding cassette domain-containing protein: MKIVLDRLRRNPAALTRLLFAALMVNLLGIASSLYMIHVLNRYIVYGVSSTLATLTLGVLLAIAGEYAFRAIRLQLAGEISNDEEIRLSIGLYGLILTTPLDSLRRRPVEELEAMVRGVDQEANTLGAANIAALSDLPFVLIFLLVIALLAPPLAWVTLAVMTILLVTGWRGQKRMITPVRQGRELANRFAALLATALRAAESVRHFRGKGLLMERWSTVVQESAQVRHELTRLSSTMTSRAQTIQAVGGVGIIAVGAVLIVNGSLDVGSLIGANILANRAFSPLSRLASLGEAFKKAEATMATAQTFARNLEPEGESGSTPLQCQGQLQLRQVTMHWPGRPIPLLNALSFQVPPGSICVLTGPNGSGKSTLLHLMVGLQQPTGGQILLDGIEMRQLAPEWRRRQLGFLPQEPTFLAGTLRENFLANDPTLSEEAMRTLLTSAGAGRFLAEHPAGLDLGLSHDGKEVPPGIRRRFALARAMALDSPIMLFDEPTVGLDREGTAVVYSLLIALAKRGKTLVIATHDENILNGAGQIIDLANPKEG; encoded by the coding sequence ATGAAAATCGTGCTTGATCGTCTGCGACGCAACCCGGCAGCCTTGACGCGCCTGCTGTTCGCCGCCTTGATGGTCAATCTGCTGGGCATCGCCTCATCGCTGTACATGATTCATGTGCTCAACCGCTACATTGTCTATGGAGTTTCCAGCACCCTGGCCACCCTGACCCTGGGGGTGCTGCTGGCCATTGCGGGGGAGTACGCCTTTCGGGCCATCCGCCTGCAACTGGCCGGAGAGATCTCCAACGACGAGGAGATCCGCTTGAGCATCGGGCTGTATGGCCTGATTCTGACCACACCTCTGGACTCCTTGCGACGCCGTCCGGTGGAGGAGTTGGAAGCCATGGTGCGGGGGGTGGATCAGGAGGCCAACACCCTGGGAGCCGCCAATATCGCGGCCCTGTCGGATCTGCCGTTCGTGCTGATCTTTTTGCTGGTGATCGCCCTGCTGGCTCCGCCCCTGGCCTGGGTGACCCTGGCGGTGATGACGATTCTGCTGGTGACGGGATGGCGCGGACAAAAACGCATGATCACACCCGTGCGCCAGGGGCGGGAGCTGGCCAACCGGTTTGCCGCCCTGCTGGCCACCGCGTTGCGGGCTGCCGAAAGCGTGCGTCATTTCCGCGGCAAAGGGCTGCTCATGGAACGCTGGAGCACCGTGGTCCAGGAATCGGCCCAGGTGCGCCACGAACTGACCCGCCTGAGCAGCACCATGACCTCCAGGGCGCAAACCATTCAGGCTGTGGGTGGGGTGGGCATCATCGCCGTGGGTGCGGTTCTGATCGTCAATGGTTCCCTGGATGTGGGTTCCCTGATCGGAGCCAATATCCTGGCCAATCGCGCCTTTTCCCCCCTGTCCCGTCTCGCATCCCTGGGGGAGGCCTTCAAAAAGGCCGAAGCCACCATGGCCACGGCTCAAACCTTTGCCCGCAACCTGGAACCCGAAGGAGAATCCGGCAGTACCCCGCTCCAATGCCAAGGTCAACTCCAGTTGCGTCAGGTGACGATGCACTGGCCAGGACGCCCCATTCCACTCCTCAACGCCCTGTCGTTCCAGGTGCCGCCGGGAAGCATCTGCGTACTCACCGGACCCAACGGCTCGGGCAAGTCCACTCTTTTGCACCTGATGGTAGGTTTGCAGCAACCCACCGGCGGACAGATTCTGCTCGACGGCATCGAAATGCGGCAATTGGCTCCGGAGTGGCGCCGCCGCCAATTGGGTTTCCTGCCCCAGGAGCCGACTTTCCTGGCAGGCACCCTGCGGGAAAATTTTTTGGCCAACGACCCGACCCTCAGCGAAGAAGCCATGCGCACGCTGCTGACCAGCGCGGGAGCGGGTCGTTTTCTGGCCGAGCATCCGGCGGGGCTGGATCTGGGGTTGAGCCATGACGGCAAGGAGGTTCCTCCGGGGATTCGTCGCCGCTTCGCCCTGGCCCGGGCCATGGCCCTGGACAGTCCCATCATGCTCTTCGACGAGCCGACCGTGGGGCTGGACCGGGAAGGAACCGCCGTGGTCTACAGCCTGTTGATCGCCCTGGCCAAAAGAGGCAAAACCTTGGTGATCGCCACCCACGACGAAAACATTCTGAATGGCGCGGGTCAAATCATCGATCTGGCCAATCCCAAGGAGGGATGA
- a CDS encoding ABC transporter substrate-binding protein, whose translation MQKFRQWIATLNKKQLFMLILAAALAVASLISLFVGLFILKEPAGNAMRIAVVAPMTGPDKSQGDAMQQGVALLVQQINRQGGIHGRQLAVKYVDEGNSPAEALQAAQQAEADPDVVAVLGHWNSSATAKAIPYYGDRALPAILMTNGPEKAYQENTWVFQPLIDESTETRFLANYLRNVVGEKTVFILHEATPRGEQLATSFDEVYQRFGTKILYKWAMPTDGKAMDQELKNVIAEVESKKLFGSFLVLGEVDSTTRMIAALREAGIRQRIVGLRHLASKGFLETFITNWKGKGTSASALNGTLMTTPMLFDTSGDRAQKFNTSFTNQYGNAPDWVAAYAYESAKLIAASLFDAVSSKDRDTPLRQRLRDRIAARNSVENAFVGLNGPLFFNAKGVATRDSMVGNYDGTNLVSALTQLSPIREEGVTNLLAEVTAGRALYVNNRFMYKTNVVYTGVRLEKISALDRSANTADIDFAVWFRWRGDFAPQDVVFTNAVTPIALEQPVREGKDGDMSYRAYRIKGKFYLGYSEAERNYGTLLVGLAFHHRTLGSHNLMYVGDILGLNLLNQHLGQDAKDPLESKLSISHAESEKKSDGWLNKALSWFHSNDDMTDPMVASLMRDQVLAGASGWLIMRGWVSQEIKPRGVDGNPLFVGFGKPRPLFSMLDAGMVLKPDRFDARDVLSSTDQFVYLAIFSLVMSVLARLLDIKERGQFWRIQTLFLRMIFWPLLLMTLGNLARDYSLQNFTNSTVDSVVMVFDICWFIVPARLAIISLERFIWVPLETRTQRKIPNVLRMTIVLLIYVMAGFGVVAFVFDKSITSMLATSGMMAMIIGMAVQSNLRDIVSGIMLNIERPFNIGDTIKLNNSIGVVSDITWRTTRINSLDGQMISFPNSKTSDTEIQNFTKPRCIKRNLEVYTDPKHDPALVLKIIKECLAQVKSLPNELPSDAPKVYYYGVQLKNDRWVSFYPVGLYMPFSKRKAAIQEFWQLIWKKFHENDIIWRDALEDEDPGQITPPVPVPAAATATHKP comes from the coding sequence ATGCAAAAATTTCGGCAGTGGATCGCGACGCTCAACAAAAAACAACTGTTCATGCTCATCCTGGCGGCGGCATTGGCGGTCGCCAGTTTGATTTCGCTCTTTGTGGGTCTGTTCATTCTGAAAGAACCCGCGGGCAATGCCATGCGCATTGCCGTCGTGGCCCCCATGACCGGGCCCGATAAAAGCCAGGGCGACGCCATGCAACAGGGGGTTGCGCTGCTGGTGCAACAGATCAACCGACAGGGTGGCATCCACGGCAGACAACTGGCCGTCAAATACGTCGATGAAGGCAACTCTCCGGCAGAGGCCCTCCAGGCCGCCCAACAGGCGGAAGCCGACCCGGATGTGGTGGCTGTGCTGGGTCACTGGAACAGCTCCGCCACCGCCAAGGCCATCCCCTATTACGGAGATCGGGCGCTGCCGGCCATTTTAATGACCAACGGTCCGGAGAAGGCCTATCAGGAAAATACCTGGGTATTCCAGCCTCTGATCGACGAAAGCACCGAAACCCGTTTTCTGGCCAACTATCTGCGCAACGTCGTCGGTGAAAAGACCGTCTTCATCCTCCACGAGGCCACCCCACGGGGAGAACAACTGGCCACCAGCTTCGATGAGGTGTATCAACGTTTCGGGACCAAAATCCTCTACAAGTGGGCCATGCCCACCGATGGGAAGGCCATGGACCAGGAACTGAAAAACGTCATCGCCGAAGTCGAATCCAAAAAACTTTTTGGCTCTTTCCTGGTGCTGGGCGAGGTGGACAGCACCACCCGCATGATCGCCGCCCTGCGGGAAGCCGGCATCCGCCAGCGCATCGTCGGCTTGCGCCATCTGGCCTCCAAGGGCTTCTTAGAGACCTTCATCACCAACTGGAAAGGCAAAGGCACCTCCGCATCCGCCCTCAACGGCACCCTGATGACCACCCCCATGTTGTTCGACACCTCCGGGGACCGGGCGCAGAAATTCAACACCAGCTTCACCAACCAGTACGGCAACGCTCCGGACTGGGTGGCCGCCTACGCCTACGAAAGCGCCAAATTGATCGCCGCCAGTCTGTTCGACGCCGTGAGCAGCAAAGACCGGGATACCCCCCTGCGCCAACGACTCCGGGACCGCATCGCCGCCCGCAATTCGGTGGAAAACGCCTTTGTCGGCCTCAATGGACCACTGTTCTTCAACGCCAAGGGGGTCGCCACCCGGGACTCCATGGTGGGCAATTACGACGGCACCAATCTGGTTTCGGCCCTGACCCAGTTGTCTCCCATCCGGGAGGAAGGGGTCACCAACCTGCTGGCGGAAGTGACCGCCGGACGGGCCTTGTATGTCAACAATCGTTTCATGTACAAAACCAATGTGGTCTATACCGGTGTGCGTCTGGAGAAAATCTCCGCCCTGGACCGCAGCGCCAATACCGCCGACATCGATTTTGCCGTCTGGTTCCGCTGGCGGGGGGATTTTGCCCCTCAGGATGTGGTCTTTACCAACGCGGTGACGCCGATTGCCCTGGAACAGCCGGTGCGCGAGGGCAAAGATGGCGACATGAGCTATCGGGCCTATCGCATCAAAGGCAAATTCTATCTGGGCTACTCGGAAGCGGAACGCAACTATGGCACCCTGCTGGTGGGATTGGCGTTTCACCACCGCACCCTCGGCAGCCACAACCTGATGTATGTGGGAGATATCCTCGGACTCAACCTGTTAAATCAACATCTGGGTCAGGATGCCAAGGATCCCCTGGAATCCAAATTGTCCATCAGCCACGCGGAGTCTGAAAAAAAATCCGATGGCTGGCTGAACAAGGCTCTCTCCTGGTTTCATTCCAACGACGATATGACCGATCCCATGGTGGCCTCCTTGATGCGGGATCAGGTGCTGGCCGGGGCCAGCGGCTGGTTGATCATGCGGGGCTGGGTCTCCCAGGAGATCAAACCGCGGGGCGTGGATGGCAATCCCCTGTTTGTGGGATTCGGCAAGCCCCGTCCCCTCTTTTCCATGCTGGACGCGGGCATGGTGCTTAAACCCGACCGTTTCGACGCCCGGGATGTCCTCTCCAGCACCGATCAGTTCGTCTATCTGGCGATCTTCTCTTTGGTGATGAGCGTCCTGGCCCGACTGCTGGACATCAAGGAACGGGGTCAATTCTGGCGGATCCAGACCCTGTTCCTGCGCATGATCTTCTGGCCTCTGCTGTTGATGACCCTGGGCAACTTGGCCCGGGATTACAGTTTGCAGAACTTTACCAACTCCACGGTGGACTCGGTGGTGATGGTGTTCGACATCTGCTGGTTCATCGTCCCGGCCCGACTGGCGATCATCTCCCTGGAACGGTTCATCTGGGTTCCCTTGGAAACCCGGACCCAACGCAAGATCCCCAACGTGCTGCGCATGACCATCGTGCTGCTCATCTACGTGATGGCCGGTTTCGGGGTGGTGGCCTTCGTCTTTGACAAGAGCATCACCAGCATGCTCGCCACCTCCGGCATGATGGCCATGATCATCGGTATGGCGGTTCAGTCCAATCTGCGGGATATCGTTTCCGGTATCATGCTGAACATCGAACGCCCCTTCAATATCGGCGATACCATCAAACTCAACAACAGCATCGGCGTGGTTTCGGACATCACTTGGCGTACCACCCGCATCAACTCTCTCGATGGCCAGATGATCTCCTTTCCCAACAGCAAGACCTCGGACACGGAGATTCAGAACTTCACCAAGCCACGCTGCATCAAACGCAATCTGGAGGTCTACACCGATCCCAAACACGATCCGGCCCTGGTCTTGAAGATCATCAAGGAGTGTCTGGCCCAGGTCAAAAGCCTACCCAACGAACTGCCCTCCGATGCCCCCAAGGTCTATTATTACGGGGTGCAACTGAAAAATGATCGCTGGGTCTCCTTCTATCCGGTGGGTCTGTATATGCCCTTTTCCAAAAGAAAGGCCGCCATCCAGGAGTTCTGGCAGTTGATCTGGAAGAAATTCCATGAAAACGACATCATCTGGCGGGACGCCCTGGAAGATGAGGATCCGGGCCAGATCACACCGCCAGTGCCGGTTCCAGCGGCAGCCACGGCCACCCACAAACCGTGA
- a CDS encoding V-type ATP synthase subunit D → MEITPTRSALLESRDERLVMREGYRFLDEKRLLLATEIIQQFTRYRELSERYQTQHHHTMTSLADAVALHGLHDLQVTPVQELTDARVIRQERLFFGVALVDQGSLTLGDAPTEGGSSSGFPSREKKSCQHSHAQLLTLAVQLAALSGNLHRLLAEYQRTERRARALEDVILPELDAAIHEMEIRLEELDQEESVRVRLAR, encoded by the coding sequence ATGGAGATCACCCCCACCCGCAGTGCGTTGCTGGAAAGCCGGGATGAACGTCTGGTCATGCGGGAAGGGTATCGTTTTCTCGACGAGAAACGCCTGTTGCTGGCCACGGAGATCATCCAGCAATTCACCCGCTATCGGGAGTTGTCGGAACGCTATCAGACCCAACACCATCACACCATGACCTCCCTGGCGGATGCCGTGGCCCTGCATGGACTGCATGACCTTCAAGTGACACCGGTTCAAGAGTTGACCGATGCCCGGGTGATCCGTCAGGAGCGGCTCTTTTTCGGGGTTGCCCTGGTGGACCAGGGATCACTGACGTTGGGAGACGCTCCCACCGAAGGGGGATCCTCTTCCGGGTTTCCTTCCCGGGAAAAGAAATCCTGTCAGCATTCCCACGCACAATTGTTGACTCTCGCGGTACAACTGGCCGCCCTTTCCGGCAATCTGCACCGTCTGCTCGCCGAATACCAACGCACCGAACGACGCGCCCGCGCCCTGGAAGACGTGATCCTCCCGGAACTGGACGCCGCCATCCACGAAATGGAAATCCGCCTGGAAGAGTTGGATCAGGAAGAGTCCGTGCGGGTACGATTGGCCAGATAA